Sequence from the Candidatus Binatia bacterium genome:
TCGCCACGGCCGGCCGCATGCCGACCACCACCGTCTCGGCATCCAGAACATGCGCCATCGCGGCGATGTTGGCGAGGATCCGCCCGATGAAGGAGTCGACCACTTCGAGGGAGGAGATATCGATGACGACGCCGCGCGCATGCGCCTCCGCGATGCGGGAGGTGAGATCGTCCTGCAGGGTCATCGCGAGCCGGTCGTGCATGTCGACCTGGATCGTGACGAGCAGGCAGTCGCCCATCTTGAGGATCGGGATCCGTT
This genomic interval carries:
- a CDS encoding STAS domain-containing protein; this encodes MERIPILKMGDCLLVTIQVDMHDRLAMTLQDDLTSRIAEAHARGVVIDISSLEVVDSFIGRILANIAAMAHVLDAETVVVGMRPAVAITLVELGLSLPGVRTALNVERGMDLIRGDGAAGSAERSRGRTQG